The genomic DNA CCCTCGGTTAATACCGAGGGCTTTGTTGCTCACGGGCAAACTGTAATCAGTCATCCTGGAGGTCGCGCAGCGACCGATAGGATCCAAAGGCAAAAGCTTAAAGACCGCTAGGCAAATCGCCTGGCGGTTTTTATTTTATATATTAAAACTATGATTTGCCCTCACTGCCACTCCGAATTAAAAGACAACGCAACCTTCTGCCCCCACTGCGGGAGCGACAAGAATACAGGCTGGAAAGAAGGCGCTGAATACAGCGACCTCGACCTCCCCGACTACGATGAAATTGTCGAAAATGAATTCGGCGAAAAGAAGATAAAATCAAGCCCGCTCGCCATCACTGCAGCCATCATCGTTGCACTTGCGTTTATCGCAACAATGATTTTCTGACAAAATGAGATAGAGAAACTCGTTCAACAAGCATGACTTCTCTAATTGCTTGACGACAACGTTTCTTCCAGGCTCTTGAGTGTTTCTTCGGCGGCAGTAAAATCGTAATCGTCAATTTGATTATGAAGTTTCTGTAGTATTTCTTCTTGCTCCTGCGTGAACAAGATTTCATAAAGCGATTCAAGAATCCGCTTGCATGCAGTCAACGAACACGATTCAATTGCAGGCCTAAGTTCTTCTATCGCCTGTTTGAGTTTGTTTGCGGCTTCTGGATCCACATGCTTGATAACTACAGCAGAACTAGACTGTTCTGCAGCGATATTCTGCATCACGATCTTAAGGTCGTCCATAAGGTCTTCAAGAGCACTTTCAAACGCATGGAACTCAGTGTAATTGAGCTCTTTCTTGAGGAGCGAATTTTCAAGCATCACGCCCAGTGTCTGCACATGATACGAACCAATCGTTCCGCAAAGGCCCTTGATGGTATGGACAATGCGTGTAGACTCCTCAAAGTCAGCATGTTCAAAAGCCTTCTTTAGCTTCTGCGTTTCATTGCCATAGTCACGGACAAAGCCCTGGATTATCTTAAAGTACAAATTCTTGTTGTCATTTGCATGATACAGTCCGGCAGCGGCATCAAAATTGCGAACTTTCTGGAACAAAGAAACAACACTATCGTCAGGATTTGCCGAAGTGGAATCTGATTCGTTCGTAATGGTCGCCATTGGCATCTTGTCTGCAACTTGCAAATACTTGGAAAGTTCCACATAAAGGAGTTTCGGATCAATCGGCTTTGCTATGTACGAATTCATTCCTGCACGAATGCAGTCTTCGCGGTCTTTCTGAAAAGCTCTTGCACTCATGGCAATAATCGGGACATTCTTGAAATATTCATCGGAACGGTTGCGGATAGCCCGTGTCGCCTCAAGACCATCCATGACCGGCATTTGGATATCCATCAGAATCAAGTCAAATGCATTTTTCTTAAGCAAGTCAAGAGCCACTTGACCATTCGAAGCAACCATCGTCGCAAGGCCCACGCTATTCAAAAGCGAAACCGTCAATTCCTGGTTCATCTGATTGTCTTCAACAAGAAGTATTTTCGCTTCTTTAAAGAAAATCTTGTTCTTTTCTGTTTTGACAGCCTTTTGGTATGTGAGTTTTTCATCAACGGCTTCCTGCATGGCGCTAAGAAGAGAACTTATCTGTAGCGGTTTTGCAACGCAGCTGTTGTAGCCAATTTCTTCGGCAACGTGATAATTGCGCTCATCAAAGTGAATGGGATGCATGAGAACTTTCGGAATTTTTCTCATGTTAGCAGGAAGTCCCTGTACAAAGTCAAATCCGTTCAAAATAGGCATCTGGTAATCGATAATGAAAAGATCGTAGGGAGTCTCCCCAGCTTCTTCATGCGCCTGAATCAGGTCCAGCGCTTCATCAACAGAGGCTGCTTCTTCAACAACGCAGCGAAGCTTTGTCAAGTAGTGCCGTAACACATCGCGAAGTGCACTGCAGTCATCCACTAGCAACACATTCTTGTTACGGAATGTTGAAACAGACTTCCACTTCGGAACGGTCGTCTGCGGGGCCATAGCAAGCGTTATTGTAAAGAAGAATCTAGAACCCTTACCATATTCGCTTTCGACTTCAAGTTCACCGCCCATGAGTTCCACAAGTGATTTTGAAATCACAAGCCCAAGCCCTGTTCCGCCATACTTGCGTGTAATTGAGCCATCCGCCTGAGTAAACGCATTAAAGAGGTTGTGCAACTGCTCGTCCGTCATGCCGATTCCAGTATCAATAACGCTAAACGAGAGTTTTACGTTGTTCCCTATAACTTGTTCTTGCTTAATCCTAAGAGTGATGCTTCCACTTTCTGTAAATTTGGTGGCGTTGTTAATCAAGTTTGTAAAAATCTGCGAAAGACGCAGCGGATCGCCCATCAAGATTTCAGGAATTTCAGGGTCGATATCAATAATCAACTCAATCGGTCTCCCGGCAATTCGCACTTCGGCAAGAGCCGCCACTTCGCCAATGATATCCTGCAATACAAGCTGAGTAATTTCTAGATCCTGCTTGTTCGCTTCAATCTTCGAGAAGTCGAGAATGTTGTTGATAATTCCCAAAAGAGATGTCGCCGCATGGCTAATGCGTTCAATAAAACCTTGCTGACGTTCATCGAGTTGCGTTTCTTGCAACAAATGAGCCATACCAATAATAGCATTCATCGGTGTACGGATTTCATGGCTCATGTTCGCCAGGAATTCGCTCTTCGCCTGCGTGGCGTGTTCTGCAATTTCACGAGCGGCAACGACTTCTGAAATATCAATCATCGAAAGCATGTAACCGACAACTGATTCCTGAACCTTAAGCGTGCAGGCTTCGCCGCGGAACCAAGTGTCCGTGTGTGTATTGAGCGTCTGAAGCTTGAACGTATCTTTCCAGACTCCCTGTTCATCAAAAACTTTTTTGAGCGATTCGACGACATCTTCGTGGAAACCACACTTGGGCAAATTATCGAGATGTTGGCCAATAACATCTTTCCAATCCACAACAAGGTAATCCGCCAATTGCCTGGACATATACATGATTTTGCGGTTCTTGTCAAAAATCACTAGGATGGAATTACCCGCCGAAAGCATAATCGTATCAAGAATCGTATCTTTCTGGATGCCACTTGTTTCATCAGAAATGAGGAACAGGTAACGAATCGAGCCATCGTCTTCAACAAGGAACTGGAAAATCACTTTCCACCAGGCGTCCTCGCCCATACAACTGCGAACAGGAATGATAATTTGGCGTTCGCTGGCGTGCATTTTGCCGCCCTTCGAAACCTTATAGACAAATTTTTTAAACTGTTCGGAATGGAAGAATTTCCAAAGGATTTCACCACGGATATCGTTACCATTGTTAAAGAATTCAGCAATGTATGCACTGGCATGGAGGATATCAAACGTGTCGTTCGTAAGAATAAGCCTAAAGTTATCACTTCCCAAAAGTGTCTCAAACATTGTACTGGAACTAACACTTTCGTTCAGGTCTTTTTGAATAAAGAACTTGAAAAGGAATCGCACAATAAGCCAAGTCACAAAAATCAACGCGAAGACAACAAGCGCCACAACAACAATAATCGCATTCAAGTTTTCCTGGACTTTAGCGACGACCTTGTTTTTTTGGACAACGTGAACAACATAAAAAGGCACATCCTTGAGCGGCATCACCATGAAAATCAACTTACGATTTTCTACATCAGTCTTTTCGTAACGAGTCACGCTTTCTTGGTCAAGATCTTCATATTGAATATCGTCCTGCACTAGATGCAAAAGTTTAGCGACCGTATCGACAACGATTTTGTGGAGGCTCGTCTCGTAAGGGAAATACGTGAAAAGGCTGTCATTTTCCGAACCCACAAGCATCGTGATTCCGCCCTCGGCTTTTGCAAATTCCCCCATCAGTTGCCGAACGCGCTGCAGGTCAATATCTGTAGCTACCGCTCCAGTAAAAGAACGATTCTTGTCCCAAAGCGGGTACGAATAAGTGAGCACGCGCTTTTTCGCATTTCCGTTGATTTCCGGGCCCGTAATGGCAAGTCCCTTATGCCTTGAAGCTTCGAGATACCACGTTCTTGTTCGGAACTCCTTCTTGCCTTCTTCTAGCTTAAAGTCCCTTGCTGATATATACTTTCCATTCTTGGAGCCGTAATAAACATCGACAATAAATGGCGATGACTGCAGGTGTTTCTTTAACACCTTCTTGATATCGGATTCCTTTGAATGCTGGAGAATCTGCGGGAGGGGTTTGAACTGCTTCTCAAATTTGCTGAAGAACAGCTCCAGGTCCTGTACGGTCTTGTCCTGGAATTTTGATTCGGAAGAACTATATGAAGACGATATTAATGTTGACTTCAGAAAGTTCGAAAACACAAGTACCAGCACGACTGTGAAGACGAGCATCGGTATCGTGTAAACAAGCGAAATACGCCAACCAAGGTGGCGTTTTTTTTCATTTAGCGGACTTGGTGTCAATCCTTACAATCCTCGGACGAAGAAGAGTCTTTGAACTGCTCGTAGATTTCAGGAAGTTCATCGGCAATAGAAAGGAAAGCATCGACTACATCCGGGTCGAACTGCGAGCCTCTGCCTCTGATAATTTCGTCAACGGCGACTTGATGCGGGTACGGCTCCTTGTAAGGGCGCTTGGATACAAGTGCGTCGTAAACATCGGCGACAGCCATGATACGCGCGCCAATGGGAATGTCGTCTGCCTTTTTGTGGTTCGGGTAACCTTCCCCGTTCCAGTATTCGTGGTGGCCGAGAGCCATTTCAGCGGCGATACGGACCATCGGGCTGTCGTGCAATTCCTTGGTCGCCTCCTGCAAGACGTCGTAGCCCATTTGAGGGTGCTGCATCATGATTTTGCGCTCATCCTGCGTTAAAGAACCTGGTTTACGCAAAATGCGGTCGTGGATACCGACCTTGCCGATGTCGTGAAGCGGGGCTGCCGTCGCAAGATTTTCAATATACTCCGGCGTAATCGTTCCTTTAAATTTTGGATTCTTGCGGAGTTCTTCGGCGATGCGTTGCACA from Fibrobacter sp. UBA4297 includes the following:
- a CDS encoding hybrid sensor histidine kinase/response regulator; translation: MLVFTVVLVLVFSNFLKSTLISSSYSSSESKFQDKTVQDLELFFSKFEKQFKPLPQILQHSKESDIKKVLKKHLQSSPFIVDVYYGSKNGKYISARDFKLEEGKKEFRTRTWYLEASRHKGLAITGPEINGNAKKRVLTYSYPLWDKNRSFTGAVATDIDLQRVRQLMGEFAKAEGGITMLVGSENDSLFTYFPYETSLHKIVVDTVAKLLHLVQDDIQYEDLDQESVTRYEKTDVENRKLIFMVMPLKDVPFYVVHVVQKNKVVAKVQENLNAIIVVVALVVFALIFVTWLIVRFLFKFFIQKDLNESVSSSTMFETLLGSDNFRLILTNDTFDILHASAYIAEFFNNGNDIRGEILWKFFHSEQFKKFVYKVSKGGKMHASERQIIIPVRSCMGEDAWWKVIFQFLVEDDGSIRYLFLISDETSGIQKDTILDTIMLSAGNSILVIFDKNRKIMYMSRQLADYLVVDWKDVIGQHLDNLPKCGFHEDVVESLKKVFDEQGVWKDTFKLQTLNTHTDTWFRGEACTLKVQESVVGYMLSMIDISEVVAAREIAEHATQAKSEFLANMSHEIRTPMNAIIGMAHLLQETQLDERQQGFIERISHAATSLLGIINNILDFSKIEANKQDLEITQLVLQDIIGEVAALAEVRIAGRPIELIIDIDPEIPEILMGDPLRLSQIFTNLINNATKFTESGSITLRIKQEQVIGNNVKLSFSVIDTGIGMTDEQLHNLFNAFTQADGSITRKYGGTGLGLVISKSLVELMGGELEVESEYGKGSRFFFTITLAMAPQTTVPKWKSVSTFRNKNVLLVDDCSALRDVLRHYLTKLRCVVEEAASVDEALDLIQAHEEAGETPYDLFIIDYQMPILNGFDFVQGLPANMRKIPKVLMHPIHFDERNYHVAEEIGYNSCVAKPLQISSLLSAMQEAVDEKLTYQKAVKTEKNKIFFKEAKILLVEDNQMNQELTVSLLNSVGLATMVASNGQVALDLLKKNAFDLILMDIQMPVMDGLEATRAIRNRSDEYFKNVPIIAMSARAFQKDREDCIRAGMNSYIAKPIDPKLLYVELSKYLQVADKMPMATITNESDSTSANPDDSVVSLFQKVRNFDAAAGLYHANDNKNLYFKIIQGFVRDYGNETQKLKKAFEHADFEESTRIVHTIKGLCGTIGSYHVQTLGVMLENSLLKKELNYTEFHAFESALEDLMDDLKIVMQNIAAEQSSSAVVIKHVDPEAANKLKQAIEELRPAIESCSLTACKRILESLYEILFTQEQEEILQKLHNQIDDYDFTAAEETLKSLEETLSSSN
- a CDS encoding zinc ribbon domain-containing protein, which codes for MICPHCHSELKDNATFCPHCGSDKNTGWKEGAEYSDLDLPDYDEIVENEFGEKKIKSSPLAITAAIIVALAFIATMIF
- a CDS encoding HD-GYP domain-containing protein codes for the protein MELPRLKILVVDDTKTNIDVLEGILSNDYDVCVALNGKKAIELTEKIRPDLILLDVMMPEMDGYETLRIMREKNILQGIPVIFLTAKADSKSEQTGLDLGAVDYITKPFNPALVTLRIKNQLQLKQQRDLLQRQTDHLHELVDEKTADLRKTLKVMLTSLGSLAEYRDPETGEHIKRTQIIVQRIAEELRKNPKFKGTITPEYIENLATAAPLHDIGKVGIHDRILRKPGSLTQDERKIMMQHPQMGYDVLQEATKELHDSPMVRIAAEMALGHHEYWNGEGYPNHKKADDIPIGARIMAVADVYDALVSKRPYKEPYPHQVAVDEIIRGRGSQFDPDVVDAFLSIADELPEIYEQFKDSSSSEDCKD